The following are encoded together in the Arcticibacterium luteifluviistationis genome:
- a CDS encoding penicillin acylase family protein — MKILKALWPTVLLVALLYLLGKSHGTVPAIGKLFNPFTGFWQNSETNPNKPENLTLSGLQEEVIIKYDENRIPHIFAKNDHDLYYAQGYTIASDRIWQMEFYTKVAAGRLTEIVGERALGYDQYNRRSGMNLAADNIIARLDEEPELKKTLEAYADGVNAYLATLTEKDFPLEYKILGYTPEPWSPKKSMLMMMNMRNQLNGGSTDFRMTQLAQKYGMDVVNDLFPDYPVMAEPIIPEGSPLLFEPLPIPTTPEEILSFPEDKTVAMSLQNPRPEIGSNNWAIAGSKSATGLPILANDPHLGLSFPSIWYQMQLSSPNVNVYGSCLPGSPGVTIGFNKDIAWGVTNVGPDVMDFYKIKFKDNTREEYWHDNQWKKTTKRIETYVVKDGNTVTDTLVSTHHGPVIYFDDSKDNFNKSVPAGYAMKWITHDTSPTDIKCFLGLNTAKNYDDYLEALSYYVAPAQNFVFASNQNDIAITPNGKLPLKWNDQGKFLLDGTRADHDWQGYIPSNQNPHVKNPERGYVSSANQSIVSPKDYPYYIDWISAPPYRGTQINNRLAAMTMGTADSLRSVQNDNFSLAAKWFLPPLLDILDKSASANTDEVALLKNWNYRNDAHEKAASIFETWINILLDKVWDDEFPTDQNLMHPSEDKTLDLILNNPDSKWFDNINTKDKKEKLEDIVMISFKEAIDSLNKTYGPLSDAWQWYKVKQTGIRHLIPAFESFSTFNIENGGGKRIVNASTDKWGPSWRMVVELDKEWPKAYGLYPGGQSGNPGSKFYDNLVDPWSKGELKELVFLKNEQESSERIMTLQTLKPSK, encoded by the coding sequence ATGAAAATACTAAAGGCTCTTTGGCCTACCGTGTTACTTGTAGCTTTGTTATATCTTCTTGGCAAATCTCATGGCACAGTTCCCGCCATTGGAAAACTCTTTAATCCTTTCACTGGGTTTTGGCAAAACTCAGAAACAAACCCCAACAAACCTGAGAATTTAACTTTAAGTGGGCTTCAGGAAGAAGTCATCATCAAATACGATGAAAACAGAATTCCCCATATTTTCGCAAAAAACGACCATGACCTTTATTATGCTCAAGGCTATACTATAGCCTCTGACAGAATTTGGCAAATGGAATTTTACACCAAAGTAGCAGCCGGCAGACTTACAGAAATAGTGGGAGAAAGAGCCCTAGGCTATGACCAGTACAACAGGCGAAGCGGCATGAACTTAGCGGCCGATAACATAATAGCTCGTCTAGACGAAGAACCAGAATTAAAAAAGACGCTGGAAGCCTACGCGGATGGAGTTAATGCCTACTTAGCCACTTTGACAGAAAAAGACTTTCCCTTAGAATACAAAATCCTAGGTTATACACCTGAGCCTTGGTCTCCTAAGAAATCAATGCTCATGATGATGAATATGCGTAACCAGTTAAATGGTGGAAGCACAGATTTCAGAATGACCCAGTTGGCTCAAAAATATGGAATGGATGTAGTCAATGACCTTTTCCCCGACTACCCTGTTATGGCAGAACCTATTATTCCAGAAGGCAGTCCTTTGTTATTTGAACCCCTGCCTATTCCTACCACTCCTGAAGAAATACTTTCATTTCCTGAAGATAAAACGGTAGCTATGAGTCTTCAAAACCCAAGACCCGAAATTGGCAGTAATAACTGGGCAATAGCTGGTTCAAAATCGGCAACTGGTTTACCTATTCTTGCTAACGACCCACATTTAGGATTGTCATTTCCGTCTATTTGGTATCAAATGCAGCTAAGCTCTCCAAATGTAAACGTATACGGTTCTTGTTTGCCTGGTTCACCTGGCGTTACTATTGGCTTTAATAAAGACATCGCTTGGGGAGTGACCAACGTAGGCCCAGACGTTATGGATTTTTATAAAATAAAATTCAAAGACAACACTCGGGAAGAGTATTGGCATGACAATCAATGGAAAAAGACCACGAAAAGAATAGAAACCTATGTAGTAAAAGACGGCAACACGGTAACAGACACCTTGGTTTCTACGCATCATGGCCCGGTTATATATTTTGACGATAGTAAAGACAACTTCAATAAGTCTGTACCTGCTGGATATGCCATGAAATGGATAACACATGACACCTCACCTACCGACATCAAGTGTTTTCTCGGCCTAAATACAGCGAAAAACTATGATGATTATTTAGAGGCATTGAGCTATTATGTAGCACCTGCACAAAACTTCGTTTTCGCTAGTAACCAAAATGATATCGCTATCACGCCTAATGGAAAACTACCTTTAAAATGGAATGACCAAGGTAAGTTTTTACTTGACGGTACCAGGGCAGACCATGATTGGCAAGGTTATATTCCAAGCAATCAAAACCCTCATGTTAAAAACCCAGAAAGAGGTTATGTAAGCTCCGCAAATCAATCAATCGTTAGTCCAAAAGACTATCCTTACTACATTGATTGGATTTCTGCACCGCCATACCGTGGCACACAAATCAACAATAGACTAGCAGCCATGACCATGGGAACTGCAGATAGTTTGAGAAGTGTCCAAAACGATAACTTTAGCTTAGCAGCCAAATGGTTTTTGCCTCCTCTACTTGACATTTTAGACAAATCAGCATCTGCCAATACTGATGAAGTGGCTTTATTGAAAAACTGGAATTACAGGAATGATGCCCACGAAAAAGCAGCAAGCATTTTTGAAACGTGGATAAACATTCTTTTAGATAAAGTTTGGGACGATGAATTCCCTACCGACCAAAACCTAATGCACCCGAGTGAAGACAAAACATTAGACCTTATTCTTAACAACCCAGATTCAAAATGGTTTGACAACATCAACACCAAGGATAAGAAAGAGAAATTGGAAGATATAGTTATGATAAGCTTTAAGGAAGCTATTGATTCTTTGAATAAAACTTATGGGCCACTTTCAGACGCATGGCAGTGGTATAAAGTAAAGCAAACAGGCATCAGGCACCTTATTCCCGCTTTTGAATCATTCAGTACTTTTAACATTGAAAATGGCGGAGGAAAACGCATAGTAAACGCTAGTACGGACAAATGGGGACCTTCATGGCGAATGGTGGTAGAACTAGACAAAGAGTGGCCTAAAGCTTACGGACTTTACCCTGGCGGTCAATCTGGAAACCCTGGAAGTAAATTCTATGACAACTTAGTGGATCCCTGGTCAAAAGGAGAACTCAAAGAATTAGTTTTCCTAAAAAATGAGCAGGAGAGTTCAGAGCGAATTATGACACTTCAAACATTAAAACCATCAAAATGA
- a CDS encoding rhodanese-like domain-containing protein produces the protein MKKTLIALLFFLLSYTASVAQVESGTFNILLKTMLHETVPTISVSDLSKKKADNIVFLDAREKGEYNVSHLKNAKWIGFEDFDLARVNGIDKNAEVVIYCSIGVRSEKVGEKLMAAGYTNVKNLYGSIFEWVNQGHSVYDLAGKPTPKVHAYNKKWGVWLNEGEKVYE, from the coding sequence ATGAAAAAAACATTGATTGCCTTATTATTTTTTCTACTAAGTTATACGGCTAGTGTAGCTCAGGTAGAAAGCGGAACATTTAATATACTACTTAAAACTATGCTTCATGAAACGGTACCAACCATTTCCGTATCAGATCTTTCAAAGAAGAAAGCGGATAACATAGTTTTTTTAGATGCCAGAGAAAAGGGTGAGTACAATGTAAGTCATTTGAAAAATGCGAAATGGATAGGTTTTGAAGACTTTGATTTGGCTAGAGTTAATGGTATTGACAAAAACGCTGAGGTAGTAATCTATTGCTCCATTGGAGTGAGAAGCGAAAAAGTAGGAGAGAAGTTAATGGCAGCTGGATATACCAATGTTAAAAACCTGTATGGAAGTATTTTTGAATGGGTTAATCAAGGGCATAGTGTTTATGATTTGGCTGGTAAGCCTACCCCAAAAGTACACGCCTATAATAAGAAGTGGGGTGTTTGGCTGAACGAAGGTGAAAAGGTATACGAATAA
- a CDS encoding NUDIX hydrolase, whose amino-acid sequence MAILDGESFLPNLAFDSVVFGFSGGSLKILIMEYHNTGLFALPGGFVKFNEDLNEAVKRGLKERTGLEDIYLEQFYTFGNFKRNQTNDMRTILKTNEVDLDKNAWLLDRMVSVAYYALINYEDVVPKPDYLSDSCEWYDVEQLPDLIQDHKDIVEKALETLRVNIDRKLIGVNLLPQKFTMKELQGVYEAILGEKLRRTSFQRKILGLSILERHEKQFSGAANKAPFLYSFSTKKETPN is encoded by the coding sequence TTGGCTATACTAGACGGTGAATCTTTCTTACCAAATCTTGCTTTTGATTCTGTGGTTTTTGGTTTTTCGGGTGGGAGTTTGAAAATTCTCATCATGGAGTATCATAATACTGGGCTTTTTGCTTTACCTGGTGGTTTTGTAAAGTTTAATGAGGATTTGAACGAGGCGGTAAAGAGAGGTTTGAAAGAAAGAACTGGCTTGGAGGATATTTATTTAGAGCAGTTTTACACCTTTGGTAATTTCAAAAGAAACCAGACCAATGATATGCGGACTATTCTAAAGACCAACGAGGTTGATTTAGATAAGAATGCTTGGCTGCTAGATAGAATGGTTTCTGTAGCCTACTATGCATTGATTAATTATGAAGACGTAGTTCCCAAACCTGACTATCTTTCAGATTCTTGTGAATGGTATGATGTGGAGCAATTACCTGATTTGATTCAAGACCATAAAGACATTGTAGAAAAGGCTCTAGAAACTCTTCGGGTCAATATTGACAGGAAATTAATAGGGGTCAATCTTTTACCTCAAAAGTTTACCATGAAAGAGCTTCAAGGTGTATATGAGGCTATTTTGGGTGAGAAACTTAGACGAACAAGCTTTCAACGGAAAATACTAGGACTTAGTATTTTAGAACGCCATGAAAAGCAATTCTCAGGAGCAGCCAATAAAGCCCCATTTCTATATAGCTTTAGCACAAAAAAAGAGACTCCAAATTAA
- a CDS encoding OmpH family outer membrane protein — MKQILSILFAVAVLASCKQGASEGTGGQSSGRIVYVNTDTLLNNYDLYKDVVNEFQNKQFALENELKKKSESFQNEVALFQRRIQAGGMTQQQGETTQQQLQKKEQDILLYRDNAASGLAEDQAKQTDEILTNIQAYLEKHNEDDRYDMVIGFSKGGGVLYAKNNLEITTEVLEGLNKEYADKKDGKKSEAKSDSTATK, encoded by the coding sequence ATGAAACAAATTTTAAGTATTCTTTTTGCGGTAGCAGTCTTAGCATCATGTAAGCAAGGAGCTTCAGAAGGAACAGGCGGACAGTCTTCAGGAAGAATTGTGTATGTCAATACAGACACTTTATTAAACAACTACGACTTATATAAAGACGTGGTTAATGAATTCCAGAACAAGCAATTTGCTTTAGAGAATGAGTTAAAGAAGAAATCTGAATCTTTTCAAAACGAAGTAGCGTTATTCCAACGTAGAATTCAAGCGGGTGGAATGACACAGCAGCAAGGTGAAACAACTCAGCAGCAGCTTCAGAAAAAAGAGCAAGACATTTTACTTTATAGAGATAATGCCGCTAGTGGTTTAGCTGAAGATCAAGCAAAACAAACTGACGAAATTCTTACGAACATTCAGGCCTATTTAGAAAAACACAATGAAGATGACCGTTATGATATGGTTATTGGATTTTCAAAGGGTGGTGGTGTTTTGTATGCTAAGAACAACCTAGAAATCACTACGGAGGTTTTAGAAGGTCTTAACAAAGAATACGCTGATAAGAAAGACGGTAAAAAATCTGAAGCGAAATCAGATAGTACTGCGACTAAATAA
- the porV gene encoding type IX secretion system outer membrane channel protein PorV — protein MKNRFIAIVLVGLFPSILFGQALPDNYRVVSSAVPFLTISPDSRAAALGDAGVASSPDVNSIYWNTAKLAYVEKDAGANFSYAPWLRDLVGDMGLLNLSGYKNLGEGKAITGGFTYFNQGQIDFTTNTGADAGSFQSREFALAVGYAMKLGQDFSAGINLKYINSNLIGNAAINNQSSKPAKSAAADLSFYYHKDRPTDELKKTDIAFGLTLSNIGGKVNYGYDKEYFLPMNIKLGTCFTLTPDAQNKFNFLLDFNKLLVPTPQEDGTLPNYGMLEAVFKSFGDAPDGFSEEMREITTSIGAEYIYENLLAIRAGYFFEPISKGGRKYVTMGAGIKLKERYGLDLAYLIPTTSGNPLANTWRVTLNIDLPQKVITSTSVNQL, from the coding sequence ATGAAAAATCGTTTCATTGCGATTGTTTTAGTTGGTCTTTTCCCTTCCATCCTGTTCGGACAGGCTCTCCCTGATAATTATAGAGTTGTTTCCTCGGCAGTACCATTTCTAACTATATCACCAGATTCTCGTGCTGCGGCATTAGGAGACGCGGGTGTAGCATCCTCTCCAGACGTAAACTCAATTTACTGGAATACTGCTAAGCTTGCCTATGTTGAAAAAGATGCTGGTGCAAACTTTTCTTATGCCCCTTGGCTAAGAGATTTAGTTGGCGATATGGGTTTATTAAACCTATCAGGTTATAAAAACCTAGGAGAAGGAAAAGCTATCACAGGTGGCTTCACTTACTTTAACCAAGGTCAAATAGATTTCACAACCAATACAGGAGCAGATGCCGGAAGCTTCCAATCTCGTGAATTTGCCTTAGCAGTGGGTTATGCCATGAAATTAGGTCAAGATTTCTCAGCTGGAATTAACTTAAAGTATATCAATTCCAATCTTATTGGAAATGCTGCTATCAACAATCAATCAAGTAAGCCTGCAAAATCTGCTGCTGCTGATTTGAGTTTTTACTATCATAAAGACAGACCAACAGACGAACTTAAAAAGACAGACATAGCATTTGGTTTAACACTTAGTAACATTGGTGGTAAAGTAAACTATGGTTACGATAAGGAATATTTCTTACCAATGAACATTAAGCTAGGCACATGCTTTACGCTTACACCAGATGCTCAAAACAAATTTAATTTCCTTTTAGACTTTAATAAATTATTAGTTCCAACCCCACAGGAAGATGGCACCCTACCAAATTATGGTATGCTTGAGGCCGTATTTAAGTCTTTTGGTGATGCACCAGATGGCTTTAGCGAAGAAATGAGAGAAATCACTACTTCTATTGGGGCTGAATATATTTATGAAAACTTATTAGCTATAAGAGCTGGTTACTTCTTTGAGCCTATATCAAAAGGAGGCAGAAAATACGTAACTATGGGAGCGGGAATAAAGCTTAAAGAACGATATGGCTTAGATTTAGCCTATTTAATTCCAACTACCTCTGGCAATCCATTAGCTAATACTTGGAGAGTTACACTAAACATTGACCTTCCTCAAAAGGTTATTACTAGTACTTCGGTTAACCAACTGTAG